In one window of Helianthus annuus cultivar XRQ/B chromosome 17, HanXRQr2.0-SUNRISE, whole genome shotgun sequence DNA:
- the LOC110912476 gene encoding tetraketide alpha-pyrone reductase 1, which translates to MEHGTVCVTGASGFLASWLIKRLLLSGYHVIGTVRDPGNEAKLAHLWNLQGAKERLRLVKAELTEEGSFDNAIMGCAGVFHMASPVLGHITDPREEIINPAVNGTLNVLRSCKKNPSLRRVVFTSSSSTVRVKDNIDSQIPLDESCWSSVEICERLKIWYVLSKTMAEKAAWEFCNENGINLVTVMPSFVVGPSLPPTLCSTASDILGLLKGETERFYWHGRMGYVHIDDVALCHILVYEHDDAEGRYLCSSNVVDNNELVSILSARYPTLPIPKRFEQHDRPYYELSTAKIKSLGFKFKTIQEMFDDCITSLVAQGHLSIP; encoded by the exons ATGGAGCATGGCACGGTTTGTGTAACCGGTGCATCCGGTTTCCTAGCTTCTTGGCTCATCAAACGACTCCTGTTATCTGGTTATCATGTCATTGGTACCGTTAGAGACCCTG GAAATGAAGCAAAACTAGCTCACTTATGGAACCTGCAAGGGGCAAAAGAGAGACTCCGCCTTGTGAAAGCCGAACTAACAGAAGAAGGAAGCTTTGACAACGCGATCATGGGGTGCGCAGGCGTCTTTCACATGGCCTCTCCTGTTCTCGGACATATTACTGATCCAAGG GAGGAGATCATAAATCCAGCTGTGAACGGAACACTAAACGTGTTACGTTCATGTAAAAAGAACCCGTCTCTAAGACGAGTGGTTTTCACCTCATCATCTTCCACAGTCAGGGTCAAAGACAACATTGACTCTCAAATACCTTTGGATGAGTCATGTTGGAGCTCTGTTGAAATCTGTGAAAGACTCAAGATTTGGTATGTACTGTCTAAAACCATGGCTGAAAAAGCAGCATGGGAGTTTTGCAATGAAAATGGGATCAATTTGGTGACTGTTATGCCATCATTTGTGGTGGGACCAAGCCTACCTCCCACTTTATGTTCTACAGCGTCTGATATCTTGGGCTTGCTTAAAG GGGAAACAGAGAGGTTTTATTGGCATGGAAGGATGGGATATGTTCATATAGATGATGTTGCTCTCTGCCATATTCTAGTTTACGAACATGATGACGCTGAAGGGCGATATTTGTGCAGTTCAAACGtcgttgataacaatgaactcgTGTCGATTCTGTCGGCGCGTTATCCCACACTACCAATTCCAAAGAG GTTTGAGCAGCACGACCGACCATATTATGAGCTTAGCACTGCAAAGATCAAGAGCTTAGGGTTCAAGTTCAAGACGATTCAAGAGATGTTTGATGATTGTATCACGTCTCTTGTGGCACAGGGCCATCTTTCTATACCTTAG
- the LOC110914203 gene encoding uncharacterized protein LOC110914203, which translates to MRGKLLTQDKILQWGIERRKNMNMMCCLLCYQNNDSHSHLFFECTFSAQVWVSVRQKVGMDSVHPKWTDIVDWLMPRARSKSVANYAARLLVAASAYIIWQERNARIFMNQLRPPEVISEVILNPVRYKLMGAKLRKTANVQRVLAEWKIGGNTISDDGG; encoded by the coding sequence ATGAGGGGTAAACTGCTGACTCAAGACAAGATTTTGCAATGGGGGATAGAGCGAAGAAAGAATATGAACATGATGTGCTGCTTATTATGTTATCAGAATAATGATTCTCACAGCCATTTGTTTTTTGAATGCACATTCTCGGCTCAAGTGTGGGTTTCGGTCAGACAAAAGGTTGGTATGGATTCTGTTCATCCGAAGTGGACAGATATTGTAGATTGGTTAATGCCCCGGGCTCGGTCAAAGTCTGTTGCCAACTATGCTGCTCGTCTTCTGGTTGCGGCTAGTGCTTATATTATCTGGCAGGAGCGTAATGCTAGAATTTTCATGAATCAATTGAGGCCCCCGGAAGTGATAAGCGAAGTTATTCTAAATCCGGTTCGGTACAAGCTTATGGGCGCGAAGCTGCGAAAGACTGCTAATGTGCAAAGGGTCCTTGCGGAGTGGAAGATTGGCGGCAACACTATCAGCGATGATGGTGGCTAG